A single Planctomycetota bacterium DNA region contains:
- a CDS encoding PAS domain S-box protein: MEVPNIRILVVDDNPGDLRLVREALAEPRFGRFEIVAAGTVAQALEKLAAEEIDAVLLDLGLPDGEGLETLRRVYAAAAPLPVIVLTGREDEQLGLQALQHGAEDYLIKGATDGHALSRSVRYAIERKLFLKALRSSQERYRLIVETAEEGIWVTDPADRTSFVNRKMGELLGYAPEEMIGRPFYAFLAPEEESAVRARFDRHRQGGREGYEFRLRRRDGGELWVRCAASPFFDGEGRYEGTLAMISDLSERRGRERAQAELASIVSSSEDAIYSKSLDGVVRSWNPGAERMYGYRAEEIVGSPVGVLEPPDRRGEWASVLARLKRGERIAPFETVRRAKDGREVEVFVSVSAVLDAEGRPAGASAIDRDISEKRKLEHQLRQAQKMEGIGRLAGGIAHDFNNLITVITGYASAALEKLDPGAPAREDLEEIRKAGERAGTLTAQLLAFSRRQILSPRVTDLRSIVEGMEKMLRRLLGERIAIRTSFDSDLGLVRVDRGQMEQVLLNLALNARDAIAGPGTLTIDVRNVTLDGDFEAAHPGARSGPHVCLAVSDTGCGMDAPTLAHLFEPFFTTKEPGKGTGLGLATVYGIVKQSGGYIGVESRRGAGSVFRIYLPRVEAEGAPSEETRRVERLGGDETILVVEDERAVRLLAVQILKRNGYSVLEAGDAAEAMALLAGRSEPIHLILTDIVMPGPSVHELIRAARDRLGEVKVLYMTGHSEDELLREQVSRNVRRVLRKPFSPGDLLRQVRKALEEESRTPDGAGSPRRASG, translated from the coding sequence GCCGCGGAGGAGATCGACGCCGTTCTTCTGGATCTGGGCCTTCCGGACGGCGAGGGTCTGGAGACGTTGCGAAGAGTGTACGCGGCCGCGGCCCCCTTGCCGGTGATCGTCCTGACCGGACGGGAGGACGAGCAGCTCGGCCTTCAGGCCCTCCAGCACGGGGCGGAGGACTACCTGATCAAGGGAGCCACGGACGGGCACGCCCTGTCCCGCTCGGTCCGCTATGCGATCGAACGGAAGCTCTTTCTCAAGGCGCTGAGGTCCAGTCAGGAACGGTACCGCCTGATCGTGGAGACGGCGGAGGAGGGCATCTGGGTCACCGACCCGGCGGACCGCACGAGTTTCGTCAATCGGAAGATGGGGGAACTCCTCGGATACGCTCCCGAGGAGATGATCGGACGTCCGTTCTACGCGTTTCTGGCCCCCGAGGAGGAATCGGCGGTCCGGGCGCGCTTCGACCGCCATCGGCAGGGGGGGCGGGAGGGCTACGAGTTCCGCCTGCGCCGCCGGGACGGCGGGGAACTCTGGGTTCGATGCGCCGCGAGCCCGTTTTTCGACGGCGAAGGCCGGTACGAGGGGACGCTGGCCATGATCAGCGACCTTTCGGAGCGGCGCGGGCGGGAGCGGGCCCAGGCGGAACTTGCCTCGATCGTCAGTTCCTCCGAGGACGCGATCTATTCGAAATCGCTGGACGGCGTCGTCCGTTCCTGGAATCCCGGGGCGGAGCGGATGTACGGCTACCGCGCCGAGGAAATCGTGGGGAGCCCCGTCGGCGTTCTGGAGCCGCCGGATCGGCGGGGCGAATGGGCGTCCGTATTGGCGCGCCTGAAGCGGGGCGAGCGGATCGCGCCTTTTGAGACCGTGCGGCGGGCGAAAGACGGGCGGGAGGTCGAGGTGTTCGTCTCCGTCTCCGCGGTCCTGGACGCGGAGGGCCGTCCGGCGGGGGCCTCGGCGATCGATCGGGACATTTCGGAGAAACGCAAGCTGGAGCATCAGCTCCGGCAGGCTCAGAAGATGGAAGGGATCGGGAGGCTGGCGGGCGGGATCGCCCACGACTTCAACAACCTCATCACGGTCATCACCGGATACGCCTCGGCCGCTCTCGAAAAACTGGATCCCGGGGCGCCGGCCCGCGAGGACCTCGAGGAGATCCGGAAGGCCGGCGAGCGGGCCGGAACGCTCACGGCGCAGCTTCTGGCCTTCAGCCGCCGCCAGATCCTTTCCCCGCGCGTGACGGACCTGAGGAGCATCGTCGAGGGCATGGAGAAGATGCTTCGCCGGCTGCTGGGGGAGCGGATCGCCATACGAACGTCGTTCGATTCCGACCTCGGACTCGTTCGGGTCGATCGCGGCCAGATGGAGCAGGTTCTTCTCAATCTCGCCCTGAACGCGCGCGACGCGATCGCCGGTCCGGGGACGCTCACGATCGACGTCCGCAACGTGACCCTGGACGGAGACTTCGAGGCGGCCCATCCCGGCGCCCGGTCGGGCCCGCACGTCTGTCTGGCGGTTTCCGACACCGGCTGCGGAATGGATGCGCCGACGCTGGCGCACCTTTTCGAGCCGTTTTTCACGACGAAGGAGCCGGGGAAGGGGACGGGGCTCGGCCTGGCGACGGTGTACGGGATCGTCAAGCAGAGCGGGGGCTACATCGGCGTCGAGAGCCGCCGCGGAGCCGGAAGCGTCTTCCGGATCTACCTGCCCCGGGTCGAGGCCGAGGGCGCTCCGTCCGAGGAGACCCGGCGGGTGGAGCGCCTCGGGGGAGACGAAACGATCCTCGTCGTCGAGGACGAGCGGGCGGTGCGTCTCCTGGCGGTGCAGATTCTGAAGCGGAACGGGTACTCGGTTCTGGAGGCCGGTGACGCCGCCGAGGCGATGGCGCTTCTGGCGGGCCGGTCCGAGCCGATTCACCTGATCCTGACCGACATCGTGATGCCCGGGCCGAGCGTCCACGAGCTGATTCGCGCGGCCCGGGACCGTCTGGGCGAAGTGAAGGTGCTTTACATGACGGGGCACAGCGAGGATGAGCTTCTTCGCGAGCAGGTGAGCCGGAACGTCCGCCGCGTCCTCCGGAAGCCCTTTTCGCCGGGCGATCTCCTGCGCCAGGTCCGCAAGGCCTTGGAGGAGGAGTCTCGGACGCCGGACGGCGCGGGGTCGCCGCGGCGCGCGTCCGGCTAA